Proteins co-encoded in one Phycisphaerae bacterium genomic window:
- a CDS encoding cupin domain-containing protein → MSSKKMVPETRGVTVKLLSTVDLGPEIEGMAGRQLRMRMVTIEPGGVFGPVHDHRDRPGVVYVLQGTITDHRDGVATDYGPGVGWPEDRNTTHWLENRGTIPAVEISVDIVRQA, encoded by the coding sequence GTGAGCAGCAAAAAGATGGTACCGGAGACGAGGGGCGTTACGGTGAAGTTGCTTTCAACGGTCGACCTTGGCCCCGAGATCGAGGGCATGGCGGGCCGTCAGCTTCGAATGCGCATGGTCACCATCGAGCCTGGAGGCGTCTTTGGCCCTGTTCACGACCATAGGGACAGACCGGGCGTCGTATACGTTCTGCAGGGAACGATCACGGACCATCGCGACGGAGTCGCAACGGACTACGGCCCGGGAGTGGGCTGGCCCGAGGACAGAAATACCACGCACTGGCTTGAGAACAGGGGAACGATCCCAGCGGTGGAGATCTCCGTTGATATCGTCAGGCAAGCGTGA